One genomic region from Yamadazyma tenuis chromosome 4, complete sequence encodes:
- the ECI1 gene encoding dodecenoyl-CoA isomerase (COG:I; EggNog:ENOG503NXV1): MAEDIIYEVRDRTVVITLNIPDKLNSLNGEQYMKLARAVEDADNEEGTVVTIIQSTGRFFSAGANFSDKGISQAKTEDLFSHDYWLNKFVARNTYITNVFHNHKKVLVAAVNGPVIGLSAALVALCDLIYVKDDTQFYILCPFSNLGLVCEGATSATLFMRLGWSKASEALLFARPIQGPELTRLGFVNKAYNDYKFASTEEFNAQIYKDVVAQFENLHEASIFLNKELLKVNREPAIHAANSKEVVMGLYKWVEGVPQSRFVQLAQKDIKHKM, from the coding sequence ATGGCTGAAGATATCATCTACGAAGTCAGAGACAGAACCGTCGTCATCACCTTAAACATCCCCGATAAGTTAAACTCTTTGAATGGAGAACAATACATGAAATTAGCACGTGcagttgaagatgctgaTAACGAAGAAGGCACTGTTGTTACCATAATTCAGTCGACAGGTAGATTTTTTAGTGCCGGAGCCAACTTCAGCGATAAAGGAATTTCACAGGCGAAGACTGAAGACTTGTTTAGCCATGATTATTGGTTGAATAAGTTTGTGGCTAGAAATACTTATATCACGAATGTGTTCCACAATCATAAGAAGGTATTAGTTGCAGCTGTCAATGGACCTGTCATTGGATTGTCAGCTGCCTTGGTGGCATTGTGTGACTTGATTTACGTTAAGGATGACACCCAGTTCTATATTTTATGCCCATTTTCTAATTTGGGATTGGTTTGTGAAGGGGCTACTTCTGCCACTTTATTCATGAGATTGGGATGGAGTAAAGCTTCTGAAGCATTGTTGTTTGCTCGCCCAATTCAAGGGCCCGAGTTGACCCGTCTTGGTTTTGTTAATAAGGCTTACAATGACTACAAGTTTGCTTCCACCGAGGAATTCAATGCCCAGATTTACAAAGATGTTGTAGCTcagtttgaaaacttgcATGAGGCatcgattttcttgaacaaagaacTATTGAAGGTAAACCGTGAGCCAGCTATTCATGCTgccaactccaaagaagtgGTAATGGGTCTCTACAAATGGGTTGAAGGGGTTCCTCAATCACGGTTCGTGCAATTGGCCCAGAAGGACATTAAGCACAAGATGTAG
- a CDS encoding uncharacterized protein (EggNog:ENOG503PW67): protein MQFIQPSSISPVHYDTSRASVDFLSSPDNASYKDNLFNFNVPIFQIESVHYILLKDLAETWNYPSAYQLMGKLLKNTSMNKQDFLKTNKQLNESLVEGSLIKDVKISYFYVKLDSIYQLVGNKDVFFTDEEEDDIVSESKSFGDFNEDKITVSQVFPSYGFVNSSIDLRHSTFNCLTNLSKYNYYKSVENFRFLPHSKLLPSELENLYNVNDYSKLELNKPDVIVNNIKRRKPLGKPRKNAINIDPNSLELKDTVIPGQGFIQEFNINHVCKVPNYYITNNSQVLTSNSSSSASLLNNLNASFLNLPKKNDSKLARNLSQLAFNNDYENFNYTKYFYTKTYRGPGSGNYKDASLVNRINKIPVHQDFYKVSSKRHLKDSNKKRYKLHLKGLTHEKFNKAYVDHILRGQRKQVEDHENMEMLHNTLQFNLLINTYRDISFDTWSNYFKFKFIDFEQLVESKHDSEESIRQPSTYGGVGSKHLLKRFSLPQDYNEIIRRMPLEFREDIKNPLYFNMKTSESNNSQMLTNIDIIKLPNANIIGWDNLKKYSDNRDT from the coding sequence ATGCAATTCATACAACCACTGAGTATTTCTCCAGTGCACTATGACACCTCCAGAGCGAGCGTTGACTTTCTTTCTAGTCCTGATAATGCCAGTTATAAAGACAACTTGTTTAACTTTAACGTGCCCATCTTCCAGATTGAATCCGTTCATTACATTTTGCTCAAGGATTTGGCAGAAACTTGGAATTATCCTTCTGCTTACCAATTGATGGGAAAGCTATTGAAGAATACCAGCATGAATAAGCAAGATTTTTTGAAAACGAATAAACAACTCAACGAGTCTCTTGTTGAAGGGAGCCTTATTAAGGATGTTAAGATCAGTTATTTCTATGTTAAATTGGACTCAATTTATCAGCTTGTTGGAAACAAGGATGTATTTTTCACGGACGAAGAGGAGGATGACATAGTATCAGAGTCTAAGTCTTTCGGCGACTTTAACGAAGACAAAATTACCGTGAGCCAAGTATTTCCTTCTTATGGGTTTGTTAATTCTTCAATAGACTTAAGGCATTCCActttcaactgcttgacTAATTTGTCCAAATACAATTATTACAAGTCAGTGGAGAACTTCAGATTCTTACCACATTCAAAGCTACTACCCCtggaattggaaaacttgTACAACGTGAACGACTACTCCAAATTAGAACTCAATAAACCGGATGTAATTGTCAATAACATCAAACGGAGAAAACCTTTAGGAAAACCCAGAAAGAATGCCATCAATATTGACCCAAATTCTTTGGAGCTTAAGGATACTGTTATTCCTGGACAGGGTTTTATTCAAGAGTTCAATATCAACCATGTTTGTAAAGTTCCAAACTACTATATCACGAACAACCTGCAGGTTCTTACTTCTAATTCTTCCAGCAGTGCTTCGTTgttgaataacttgaatGCGAGCTTTCTTAACCTCCCCAAGAAAAATGATTCCAAGTTAGCCAGAAATTTGTCTCAGTTGGCATTTAATAATGATTatgaaaacttcaactaTACCAAGTACTTTTACACCAAGACATACAGAGGCCCAGGAAGTGGTAATTATAAAGATGCTTCGCTTGTCAATAGAATCAATAAAATTCCTGTACATCAGGACTTTTATAAAGTTTCAAGCAAAAGGCATTTGAAGGACTCCAATAAGAAAAGATATAAATTACATTTGAAAGGCTTAACCCATGAGAAGTTTAACAAGGCTTATGTTGACCACATTTTAAGAGGACAGAGAAAGCAGGTAGAAGATCATGAAAATATGGAAATGTTACATAATACATTGCAATTCAATCTATTGATTAATACTTACCGGGATATTTCATTCGATACTTGGAGTAACTacttcaaattcaaattcattgattttgagcAGTTGGTGGAATCCAAACATGATAGTGAGGAGTCTATTAGACAGCCCTCTACTTATGGTGGAGTTGGTTCAAAGCATCTCCTAAAAAGATTCAGCTTACCACAAGATTACAACGAAATAATCAGAAGAATGCCACTTGAATTTCGTGAAGACATAAAAAACCCCTTATATTTCAACATGAAGACATCTGAGTCCAATAATTCCCAAATGTTGACCAATATTGATATCATTAAGTTACCGAATGCGAATATAATAGGTTGGGATAACTTAAAAAAGTATCTGGATAATCGGGATACCTAA
- the rga8 gene encoding Rho-GTPase-activating protein 8 (EggNog:ENOG503NY2Z; COG:A; BUSCO:EOG09261C0G), whose product MSFTDSFWTSEYNTGCRVLFDQLYEGVKENEAFIKLFEKRSESESIYGNLLNSINLTPGSSKRMNDDNYVSSIKNAYSKINENFVGQGNYHVELSESIDSRVISPFSKWCKEHKERVEYSDSVLSEKYKAFKTYKLNLEKVQKKYFNKCRILEDFKNHLDEDELSSGIENLSSNISRSTDDENDKDDFLGEVYKFGDLSFDEANLKQLLKDLIKNIDIKDHKVAILGTYNNVSSGSSITQWLLKNVPGLQNDFDKVEGFGQDLINHGFIRLIGTINNNKNFINSSQFYYQWKPKTFDLIGYDNTDEVLSRSSSVIQQKTQISDYFEDMKQVIGVNSVDFNDKGQYIKISQEVNYLDQKYYQMVLELDKLRCNLEELIMDHLSFMEKCEFDRLKAIRKVLFDFLKVFQEAFKDNKTFLDELSILEETINPVNDLKFFIENFKIGKFKPTVVLYDNYYNSNVNQSFGVDLTIKSRLDKKVVPILVQCCLSHLDRVYPDVINDEERINLWEKPVSLSNIHGLRFKLNHLNTTEEITEVLKKQHPLIITNLLKLYLLELPDSLISSSYFEIIKSLYTNYPINTNDESIDNSRINGLQNVLVEMPKCNLATLDAILTHLNRLVQIIGKKDPELAGDFKVKLSKEFSSILIIPKHHGHFLADNFQFNLMVDLFNNKEIIFKELRRNNSGNDRSGDSIRKKKKAQMNSQESNKSNLPSVPVKNEVIRLDDYDDVSNITSDLDTASLSKVHTPSKNFSTDSFETEKENQRDAIQRAPVTPKPIEKDAPSTPKSSATTPGLRRSNSPNKKSLNSYLDKGTRSTAKQTSTPIVSSLPAKKDINLSELGQPKFAPSLGRRPSVKDLAQQFDSPSTSPTPKSSASSAKSLS is encoded by the coding sequence ATGAGTTTTACCGATAGCTTCTGGACACTGGAATATAATACTGGCTGTAGAGTATTATTTGATCAGTTGTATGAGGGAGTCAAGGAAAATGAGGCTTTTATTAAATTGTTTGAGAAGAGACTGGAGCTGGAGAGCATTTATGGTAACCTTTTGAATTCCATAAACTTAACCCCTGGTTCCAGCAAGAGAATGAATGATGATAACTATGTCTCCAGCATAAAAAATGCATACAGTAAGATAAACGAGAattttgttggtcaagGAAACTATCACGTTGAATTGAGTGAAAGCATAGACTCCAGAGTTATCAGtcctttttcaaaatggtgtAAGGAACACAAAGAGAGAGTTGAATATTCCGATTCTGTGTTATCTGAGAAATACAAAGCATTCAAAACTTATAAGctcaacttggagaaggtacagaagaagtatttcaacaagtgtagaattttggaagactttAAGAACCatttggatgaagacgaaTTATCTTCAGGTATCGAAAATTTGCTGTCAAACATCAGCAGGAGtactgatgatgaaaatgataaGGACGACTTTTTAGGAGAAGTTTACAAGTTTGGAGATTTATCTTTTGATGAAGCAAATTTGAAACAATTGCTCAAggatttgatcaagaacattgATATAAAGGATCACAAAGTGGCTATTTTAGGTACTTATAACAATGTATCCAGTGGCTCATCAATTACTCAATGGTTATTGAAAAATGTTCCGGGGTTGCAGAATGACTTTGATAAGGTGGAAggttttggccaagatTTGATAAATCATGGCTTTATTAGACTTATAGGTACAATCAACAATAACAAGAATTTCATTAATTCTTCTCAATTTTACTATCAATGGAAACCAAAGACatttgatttgattggTTACGATAACACGGATGAAGTATTGTCTAGATCTTCATCGGTTATACAACAAAAGACCCAAATCTCCGAttattttgaagatatgAAGCAAGTCATTGGCGTAAACTCTGTTGACTTTAACGATAAAGGCCAATATATCAAGATCAGTCAAGAAGTCAATTACTTGGACCAAAAATATTACCAGATGGTGTTAGAGTTGGACAAATTGAGATGTAatttggaagagttgataATGGACCATTTGTCATTTATGGAGAAATGCGAGTTTGATAGACTTAAAGCTATCAGAAAAGTATTatttgactttttgaaagtctttcaagaagcttttAAAGATAACAAGACTTTTTTGGATGAATTGCTGATTTTAGAAGAAACCATAAACCCAGTGAATGACTTGAAATTCttcattgaaaacttcaaaataGGAAAGTTCAAACCTACAGTTGTTTTATACGACAATTACTACAACTCCAATGTGAACCAAAGTTTTGGGGTTGACTTGACCATTAAGTCTAGATTAGATAAGAAAGTTGTTCCTATCTTGGTTCAATGTTGCTTATCACATTTGGACCGTGTTTATCCTGATGTGATTAACGATGAAGAAAGGATCAATCTTTGGGAGAAACCAGTATCATTAAGCAATATTCATGGTTTGAGATTCAAATTAAATCATCTCAATACAACTGAAGAAATAACGGAAGTTTTGAAAAAGCAACATCCTTTAATCAtaaccaacttgttgaaattaTATTTATTAGAATTGCCTGACTCTTTGATATCGAGCAGttattttgaaatcatcaagtcaTTGTACACCAACTACccaatcaacaccaacgaTGAGCTGATTGACAACCTGAGAATCAATGGGTTACAAAATGTATTAGTAGAGATGCCAAAATGTAATTTGGCAACTTTGGATGCAATTTTGACCCATTTAAACAGATTGGTTCAAATCATAGGAAAGAAAGATCCTGAATTAGCTGGAGACTTCAAGGTTAAGTTGTCAAAAGAATTCTCCTCTATTTTGATTATACCTAAGCACCATGGACACTTTTTGGCTGACAATTTTcaattcaacttgatggtggatctcttcaacaataagGAAATCATTTTCAAGGAGTTAAGAAGAAACAATTCAGGAAATGATAGATCTGGTGACTCCataagaaagaagaagaaagcaCAAATGAATAGTCAAGAATCTAACAAAAGCAACCTCCCTTCGGTACCTGTTAAGAATGAAGTCATAAGGTTGGATGATTATGATGACGTTTCAAACATAACATCTGACCTTGATACCGCTTCATTATCTAAAGTTCACACTCCATCCAAAAATTTCTCTACCGACTCCTTTGAAACCGAAAAGGAGAATCAAAGGGATGCGATTCAGCGAGCCCCTGTCACCCCAAAACCCATAGAAAAAGATGCACCTCTGACCCCCAAGTCGTCAGCTACAACTCCTGGCTTGAGAAGATCAAACTCACCTAACAAaaaatcattgaactcTTATTTGGACAAAGGCACCAGATCCACCGCCAAACAGACATCTACACCAATAGTGTCTTCCTTGCCAGCTAAAAAAGATATTAATTTATCCGAATTGGGTCAACCTAAGTTCGCTCCATCGCTTGGAAGGAGACCTTCAGTAAAGGATTTGGCACAACAGTTCGATAGTCCATCTACATCCCCAACGCCGAAGTCTTCCGCATCTTCTGCCAAATCATTAAGTTAA
- the GRC3 gene encoding Polynucleotide 5'-hydroxyl-kinase grc3 (BUSCO:EOG09261DRB; COG:S; EggNog:ENOG503NYZY), producing the protein MSAYAALREGSIFGEDEEVVIKYDNSSDEEQGIPETILAEVAVPEGGSPSTTFIADEKNLVYSSKHMVVGLKVNESVALSGQFKLVIERGAVLINGIHYYHAPQEFIVIQPNISSLPTISSTQIINSSEVRDLPSDENEHLFCSDYKSVVRLENISTGLENIAKYYQPFKNLFSLPEDKQDLPLQNYTFDILTNNEASIRYDRGLVVEIEGLIDGIEEVSSFITIGNKNSGKSTISKLLLNTLVESSPISILDLDPGQSEYSKPYCLSLTNHFDPIIGFNYHKNENDLHYFYGFTTPQGNPELYLKITKSLIEHYQKNLKPKGHHLIINTPGWVKGYGKELLTEITEWVQPDHLILLSANKLDNEETLSNLVFKNLRIWKGYFVQNRYSAAEVRNFNKLVYFHKTKPLQYNFIDHLLDSSPLKISYQTGEDSSFVGVNVVSILNHDMGLNFDIEDIVLMLDTSIVGLYVIENEYFEAHKQIITYTKNRLPYLSSSKFSDLIEYNTPHVKFMGSGIIHSINVIENFFNLYLSQSEDLETIKKLMLQGYKLLVVKGESDIPKSEILMTELLEEFKRRYKQSFKSKGPLPTFPYVSYNNKINGVWKIRRNIMRRDLEDIFGLEKSWSFFNNIKVETGRMLIGKLGGSIWSTDVLPNPDDEWTIEFVFRSTGATTDLRFTDSNGLSLFLVEAPNTKDVSNFGGPLSFDGFQFLLNNKGKEGLKIYANDNSKKIENDLEETIGNCEFSFLNSGVPFNVRVSYSRKNNVFKVQIDNNLCFRTEKINIPSGKFHIGFAGYVSPASEEVFEVLKLNVWDHLTEDAIDDHGLMSDGELKVAVQTVVKQETNDEVSPAQIRESLMERSRKLKEDIEGQTQQQQISSSSFDFEKINELIVQNSLIQTQLQSVQLTLKDIQNTKEEPVTYPFDEFKSSISSQYVELLESISSLNQKVIGEVREQQFTIDELGKKVDLLMANHKELRYESSNAQKINTHDTSTSIIRWLLITITIVVLVLVIFVYRLRHDVKHSKLL; encoded by the exons ATGAGTGCCTATGCAGCCCTTCGAGAAGGAAGCatatttggagaagatgaagaggtTGTAATCAAGTATGATAACTCTTCCGACGAGGAACAAGGTATTCCGGAAACAATACTCGCCGAAGTGGCCGTTCCAGAAGGTGGTTCTCCATCTACCACTTTCATAGCAGATGAGAAGAACCTAGTGTACAGTCTGAAACATATGGTTGTCGGTCTCAAAGTAAACGAATCAGTTGCATTATCTGGCCAGTTTAAGTTGGTGATAGAAAGAGGAGCGGTACTTATTAACGGTATTCACTACTATCATGCTCCACAAGAGTTTATTGTAATTCAGCCAAATATCTCAAGTTTACCAACTATTTCCAGTACACAGATCATTAATTCCAGTGAAGTTAGAGACCTCCCAagtgatgaaaatgaacATCTATTCTGCAGTGATTATAAAAGTGTTGTTCGCTTGGAAAATATATCCACTGGGTTGGAGAATATTGCCAAGTACTATCAACCATTCAAGAATCTATTTTCATTACCAGAAGATAAACAAGATCTCCCACTTCAAAACTACACTTTTGACATTCTCACCAACAATGAAGCTTCAATAAGATATGATAGAGGTCTTGTGGTTGAAATTGAGGGGTTGATCGATGGAATCGAAGAAGTGTCAAGTTTTATTACAATAGGAAACAAGAACTCCGGAAAGTCCACTATATCCAAACTCTTGTTGAATACTTTGGTGGAGAGCTCACCTATAAGTATTTTAGACTTAGATCCAGGCCAATCAGAATACTCCAAGCCATATTGCTTATCCTTAACCAACCATTTTGATCCTATCATTGGGTTCAATTACCATAAAAATGAGAATGATTTACATTATTTCTATGGATTCACTACTCCTCAGGGGAACCCTGAATTATACTTAAAGATTACCAAGCTGTTAATCGAACATTACCAGAAAAATTTAAAACCAAAGGGGCACCATTTGATAATAAATACTCCTGGATGGGTCAAGGGATACGGTAAAGAGTTACTCACTGAAATCACAGAGTGGGTTCAACCTGACCATCTCATTCTATTATCTGCTAACAAATTGGACAATGAGGAAACTTTAAGCAACCTCGTATTTAAAAACTtaaggatttggaaagGCTACtttgttcaaaatcgaTATTCAGCTGCCGAGGTCAGAAACTTTAACAAGTTGGTGTACTTCCATAAGACCAAACCGCTCCAGTACAATTTCATTGACCATTTGTTAGACAGCTCTCctttgaagatttcttACCAAACAGGTGAAGATAGTTCATTTGTGGGTGTCAACGTGGTTTCGATATTGAATCATGATATGGGTTTAAACTTTgacattgaagatattgtATTGATGCTTGATACCTCGATAGTTGGGCTCTATGTAATTGAAAATGAGTACTTTGAAGCCCACAAGCAGATTATAACATACACAAAGAATAGATTACCATATTTGTCGTCGTCTAAATTCTCCGACTTGATAGAGTACAATACTCCTCATGTGAAGTTTATGGGATCAGGAATAATCCATAGCATCAATGTTATCGagaatttcttcaacttataTCTATCGCAGTCGGAAGACCTAGAAACAATAAAGAAGTTAATGTTACAAGGATATAAGTTGCTTGTTGTGAAGGGAGAAAGCGATATCCCAAAATCTGAAATATTAATGACTGAGTTATTAGAAGAGTTTAAGAGGCGTTACAAGCAGAGCTTCAAATCAAAAGGACCACTTCCAACGTTTCCTTATGTAAGTTATaacaacaagatcaatggGGTTTGGAAAATAAGAAGAAACATCATGAGGAGGG atcttgaagatataTTTGGTCTTGAAAAATCATGGTcctttttcaacaacataAAGGTGGAGACTGGAAGAATGCTAATTGGGAAATTAGGTGGATCCATCTGGTCTACGGATGTTTTACCAAACCCTGATGATGAATGGACCAttgagtttgtgtttaGGTCTACAGGTGCCACTACCGATTTGAGATTCACCGACTCTAATGGATTATCGTTGTTCTTGGTTGAAGCCCCAAATACTAAAGATGTTTCAAATTTTGGAGGCCCCTTAAGTTTTGATGGATTtcaattcttgttgaacaataaGGGCAAAGAAGGGTTGAAGATATACGCTAATGATAATtccaagaagattgaaaatgacCTAGAGGAAACTATTGGGAACTGTGAGTTTTCCTTTTTAAATTCTGGTGTACCATTCAATGTGAGAGTCTCTTATTCTAGAAAAAACAACGTATTCAAGGTCCAGATTGACAATAACTTGTGTTTCAGAACTGAGAAGATCAATATTCCTTCAGGAAAATTCCATATTGGTTTTGCTGGTTATGTCAGTCCTGCAAGTGAGGAAGTATTCGAagtcttgaagttgaatgtATGGGATCATTTGACAGAAGATGCTATCGATGACCACGGTTTGATGAGTGACGGTGAATTGAAGGTTGCAGTACAAACGGTTGTgaaacaagaaacaaaTGATGAAGTTTCTCCTGCTCAAATTAGAGAGTCATTAATGGAGAGAAGCAGGAAATTAAAGGAAGACATAGAGGGACAAACACAACAGCAACAAATAAGTTCTTCGTCTTTTGACTTTGAGAAGATAAATGAGTTGATTGTGCAGAACAGTTTGATACAAACTCAACTTCAATCAGTTCAATTAACCCTCAAGGACATTCAAAACACCAAGGAAGAGCCTGTTACATATCCATTTGATGAATTTAAGAGTTCTATATCAAGCCAGTATGTTGAATTGTTAGAATCTATCTCCAGTTTAAACCAAAAAGTTATTGGCGAAGTTAGAGAACAGCAATTTACCATCGATGAGTTAGGCAAAAAGgttgacttgttgatggccaACCATAAAGAATTACGATATGAATCATCCAACGCCCAAAAAATCAACACCCATGACACTTCCACATCAATTATAAggtggttgttgatcaCCATAACTATTGTTGTATTGGTGTTGGTCATCTTCGTTTACAGATTGAGACATGACGTCAAGCATTCCAAGTTATTGTAG
- the RMD9 gene encoding Protein rmd9, mitochondrial (EggNog:ENOG503NXA0; COG:C) encodes MFRFVSANARQSLRPVLLQNLGNNSGIIAPPPVPFTTPANGYSKFQRFNSYAANVSQPSKEHIEDYVSKLQEDPLVGKAIRDEAQIKLNYFKEQVVLFDQYKKLSDVEGRRAFSETFHNILNSFEDNELRSIFSTHDLRRYVAALNFSIYHNRTSRLASNKNVDRDQYSSSTSIDEVLLKKALLRFNDVLMKGELKNILNADSLVLYFNAMNQFQFYTESIDAWEQGVNDNKIGGIYLSEKVLSVVLPIAQKIERFSYEEICRIYELNTAKASDISPQLICSMGKISIAAGDYKKGLDFLESLLKYFEERKHNPSNANYYLGDLHLSFIGSCDDVVVAKHFFDKVINYDLPYMVKLKVPYVQKLMENCHKNNESLDTILYFWKATVHHYATDKRAVEINSRYSNLNNTMFKIFFKFYPELTTESFGKLKEIISDFNSIKPVDEIFLNTLITNYAWKDKVVFNQLIDNYTVFGINRTQVSYRVCLKKIGEIKGFTHEEISQKWSESLESLDEKRFKYIPNADWASIRDATIWSKEERDERIDLYWQIVHQYKNFMQDKSTCIRFVRNWMKNEHGYEDLKNHVVNGKDSELQTPNFKNLKRSVNFDQVFADTTNRK; translated from the coding sequence ATGTTTAGATTTGTTTCAGCTAATGCCCGTCAGAGCTTAAGACCAGTGTTGTTACAGAATCTCGGTAACAACTCCGGGATCATTGCTCCACCTCCAGTTCCCTTCACAACTCCTGCAAACGGCTATTCAAAATTCCAACGGTTTAACTCATACGCCGCCAATGTTAGTCAACCAAGTAAAGAGCATATCGAAGACTATGTTTCAAAGTTGCAAGAAGATCCTCTTGTTGGAAAAGCCATTAGAGATGAAGCTCAGATTAAGTTGAACTATTTCAAAGAACAGGTTGTTTTATTTGATCAATACAAGAAATTATCTGATGTGGAAGGCAGAAGAGCCTTCTCGGAGACTTTCCACAATATCTTGaattcttttgaagataatgaaTTGAGATCTATATTCAGCACGCATGACTTGAGGAGATACGTTGCTGCCttaaatttttcaatttaTCATAATAGAACCAGCAGATTGGCAAGTAATAAAAATGTGGATAGAGATCAGTATTCCAGCAGTACGTCCATCGATGAAGTGCTTTTAAAGAAAGCCTTGTTAAGATTCAACGATGTTCTCATGAAAGgagaattgaagaatataTTGAACGCCGACAGTCTCGTGTTGTACTTCAATGCCATGAATCAATTTCAATTTTACACTGAATCTATTGATGCTTGGGAGCAAGGAGTCAATGATAACAAGATTGGTGGGATTTATTTGTCCGAGAAAGTCTTGTCTGTGGTCTTACCCATCGCTCAGAAGATCGAGAGATTTTCATATGAAGAAATCTGTCGGATTTACGAACTAAACACTGCTAAAGCCTCCGATATCCTGCCACAACTAATCTGTTCAATGGGTAAGATTTCCATTGCTGCTGGTGATTATAAAAAGGgattggactttttggagTCGTTGTTGAAATATTTCGAAGAAAGAAAACACAATCCTTCAAACGCTAATTATTACTTGGGAGACCTTCATTTATCCTTCATTGGATCATGTGATGATGTTGTGGTCGCTAAGCATTTCTTTGACAAAGTCATCAACTATGATTTACCTTATatggtgaagttgaaggttcCTTACGTTCAaaagttgatggaaaacTGTCATAAAAATAATGAATCACTTGATACCATCTTGTATTTCTGGAAAGCAACTGTTCATCATTACGCTACTGACAAACGTGCAGTGGAAATCAATTCTCGCTACTCCAACCTTAACAATACAAtgttcaagatatttttTAAATTTTACCCTGAATTGACAACTGAATCGTTCGgcaagttgaaagaaatcatcaGTGACTTCAATTCAATCAAACCCGTGGATGaaattttcttgaacactTTAATCACTAACTACGCCTGGAAGGATAAAGTTGtgttcaaccaattgataGACAATTACACTGTATTTGGTATTAATAGAACTCAAGTGTCTTATAGAGTTTgcttgaagaaaattgGAGAAATCAAAGGCTTCACCCATGAAGAAATCTCACAAAAGTGGAGCGAGTCTTTGGAAAGCCTTGATGAAAAGAGGTTCAAATACATTCCAAATGCCGATTGGGCCTCAATTAGAGATGCTACCATTTGGtccaaagaagagagaGATGAACGAATCGATCTTTACTGGCAAATTGTTCATCAGTACAAAAACTTCATGCAAGACAAGTCTACATGTATTCGATTTGTTAGAAACTGGATGAAGAACGAGCATGGATACgaggatttgaagaaccaTGTTGTCAATGGCAAAGACCTGGAATTACAAACGCCaaatttcaagaacttgaaaagatcCGTTAATTTCGATCAGGTCTTTGCAGATACTACTAACCGTAAGTAA
- a CDS encoding uncharacterized protein (EggNog:ENOG503PSYM), with translation MMKSIFGSKSFYEQERDKIKEDLKLPLLELVLEYLPHVQESIKEQEDSWELIAIKLNDHRFVDAIRGGTSSHPKGSKTKNNSREFNLSELPMLSGVFVKELFESIMREFEDGVPQYNWNHRIYRTRVVVPADGHQDGSIYYAFNFPVKEAYSQREDLICTELFYLKGIDVETKAKISKDKLIRRITEQESEKTLRIAEDLNQARISTNDKRLEACIEELKKKDLRIETLDRENKRLMELNQTLLEELNELRS, from the coding sequence atgatgaaatcgaTTTTTGGGAGCAAGTCTTTTTATGAACAAGAAAGGGAtaagatcaaagaagacttgaagctCCccttgttggaattggtcCTTGAGTATCTACCACACGTCCAAGAATCAATAAAGGAGCAGGAAGATCTGTGGGAGCTCATTGCAATTAAATTGAATGATCATCGATTTGTGGATGCCATAAGAGGGGGCACCTCTTCCCATCCCAAGGGAAGCAAAACCAAGAACAATTCAAGGGAATTCAACCTTAGTGAACTTCCAATGCTTAGTGGTGTTTTCGTGAAAGAGCTATTCGAAAGTATTATGAGAGAATTCGAAGACGGCGTACCTCAATATAATTGGAACCATAGAATTTACAGAACGCGGGTAGTTGTTCCTGCCGATGGTCATCAAGATGGTTCCATATACTATGCGTTCAACTTTCCTGTGAAGGAAGCGTATTCCCAAAGAGAAGATTTAATATGCACTGAGCTCTTCTATCTAAAGGGCATTGACGTGGAAACGAAAGCCAAAATTTCCAAAGACAAGCTAATAAGGAGAATTACCGAGCAAGAATCAGAGAAAACCCTTAGAATAGCCGAAGACTTGAACCAAGCTCGTATATCAACCAATGACAAGAGATTGGAAGCTTGCATCGAAGagctcaagaagaaagatctAAGAATTGAGACACTCGATCGTGAAAACAAAAGACTCATGGAGTTGAATCAAACGTTGCTAGAGGAATTGAATGAACTCAGGTCCTGA